In the Enterococcus rotai genome, CAAGAAGCGATGCAGCAAACCTATGATAATGACGCCTTATTCCCACCAAATGCAGAAGATGGTGCAATGGTCCAAAGTGGTTCCGTTGCGCTTGATCCAAAAACTGGTGGTGTCCAAGGGGTCGTAGGGGGACGTGGGGAACACGTATACCGAGGCTTTAACTTCGCCACGCAAACGAAACGTTCACCTGGTTCATCATTAAAACCAATATCAGTATACACACCAGCTTTAGAATCTGGCATGAAACCAGACAGTATTTTAGAAGATAAGCCACAAGATTATTATCCAGCTGAAAACTATAGTAGAACAAATAGTGGTGAAGTGACAATGTATCAAGCGTTAGGTGAGAGTTTAAATTTACCAGCTGTTTGGACATTGCATAAAATTGGTTTAGATAAAGGATTTGAAAAAACGGAGAAATTTGGTATTCCTTTAGCGAAAGAAGATAAATATTATGGTTTAGCGCTCGGTGGATTGAAAACTGGAGTTTCACCATTAACGATGGCTAGTGCTTATAGTGCTTTTGCCAATGGTGGTGTTCAATCAGAAGCACATCTAATCACGAAAATTGTAGACTCTACGGGAGCTGTGATCGAAGACAATACCAATGCAAAAACGAAACAAATCATTACCAAAGATACCGCAGATCAAATGACCAGTATGCTTTTAGGTGTCTTCAGCTCAGGAACTGGGATAAATGCTGATCCAGCAGGCTATGTCATGGCCGGAAAAACAGGAACGACCGAAACCAATTTTGATACAGATAAAACCAATGACCAATGGGTTGTAGGCTATACGCCAGATGTGGTAGTTGCAACGTGGTTAGGTTTTGAGCAAACCAGTGAAAGCCATTATCTACAAGGAAGTAGTGCTACACATGCCTCGACCGTATTCAGTAGTCAAACGCAAGGTATTTTACCTTATACAGCACAAACACCGTTTACAGTAGCCGATGCGTATGCAACAGGCGGAATCGTACAGCCAGCTGGAGAAATTACAACGCCTGGAAATAACGATGCTTGGAAAGACAGTGTGAAAGATATTGGTGACCAAGTCAAAGAAGGAGCCAAAGATATTGGCGGTAAACTCAAAGAAGGCTGGGACAATGCCAAAAATGGGCTGAAAGACTTTTGGGGTGGCTTGACGGGAGAATAATCGGTTTGAAAACGAATCAAAGAATGGTACAATCAAAGAGAAGAATTTATAGAAATGAGGGAGATTGAATGAGCAATATTTATGATACAGCCAATCAAGTAGAACGCGAAATCCGTGAAATGGAAGAATTTAAAGCGTTAGAACAAGCGTATGCAGATGTAAAAGCGGATGAAGAAGCCTACAAATTATTTAAAGAATTCCAAACCTTCCAACAAGGCTTACAAGAAAAACAAATGCGTGGAGAAGAATTTTCAGAAGAAGATGCTGAAAAAGCCCAAGCTTTAGCAACTGAAGTTCAAGCAGCAGAAGTCATCAATCAATTGATGCAAAAAGAACAAGCATTTAGTTTGATCGTGAATGATTTGAACCGTATTATTATGACACCGATTCGTGATTTGTATAACGATTAAGCGATAGCGATTTAAACTTTAAAACAATGAGTGATACTGTTTTCACTCATTGTTTTAAAGTTTTTTTAGTATGCTTATTTCAATAACAGAGACAAAATAGTGCGTCGGAAAATAGATAAAATATTAAAAACTCTCCCAATTATCTCGATTTTAATGCTATAGTATTACTAAACGAAAAAAGAATTGGGGAACAAAAAGTATGATTGGTATTTATGATTACACAGTTATTCTAACGTATGGAAATGCAGTTTTTTCCATAGTCGGGATGTATTTGGCGCTGACTCAGCATATTGTTGAAGCGATTTTTTGTTTAGTATTTTCAGGTATTTGTGATATGTTTGATGGATTTGTCGCAAACACGAAAGAACGCACCAAGAGTGAGATGTGTTATGGGATTCAAATCGATTCACTCGCTGATTTGATTAGTTTTGGGGTGTTTCCAACAGTGTTAGGCTATGCTTCTGGTTTGACTCAGGGAATTTATTTGCCATTATTTGTCTTTTATATTTTAGCAGCTTTGATTCGTTTAGCGCACTATAATGTGACTGAGATGGAGAGAAAAGAGCACTGCGATACGTGTCGTGAGTATTATGAAGGCTTACCTGTTACGAGTAGTGCTGCCTTGATTCCGTTGTTATTTTTCATCGCAGGACGCTTGCACATTGCGT is a window encoding:
- a CDS encoding CDP-alcohol phosphatidyltransferase family protein — translated: MIGIYDYTVILTYGNAVFSIVGMYLALTQHIVEAIFCLVFSGICDMFDGFVANTKERTKSEMCYGIQIDSLADLISFGVFPTVLGYASGLTQGIYLPLFVFYILAALIRLAHYNVTEMERKEHCDTCREYYEGLPVTSSAALIPLLFFIAGRLHIAFTLIYPAALLVIGFLFISKVKIKKVDPRKLAFGAFVGAVVAFFVR
- a CDS encoding YlbF family regulator, which codes for MSNIYDTANQVEREIREMEEFKALEQAYADVKADEEAYKLFKEFQTFQQGLQEKQMRGEEFSEEDAEKAQALATEVQAAEVINQLMQKEQAFSLIVNDLNRIIMTPIRDLYND
- a CDS encoding transglycosylase domain-containing protein, with amino-acid sequence MDFKTIMGKIKTGFQRFWAWIKPYLVRFHHWRKRIWKKYQINKIILLLGMVVVLVTSIYLFTLAKSANVGALKKGLEESTVIYDKKGDEAGKLFGQKGTFVTIDQISPYVKDALISTEDRNFETHHGYDIKGLLRAVVGKLSFGMIGGGGGGSTITQQLAKNAYLTQEQTMTRKARELFLAIEIEKKYDKQQILEMYLNNSYFGNGVWGIEDASHKYFAVSASELSVGQAATLVGMLKGPGIFNPIDYVENAVNRRNTVLQLMVDNGKLSQGEADAQAGVDMGSMLADNYSDQNSDYRYPYYFDAVIDEAVNKYGLKEEDLLNKGYKIYTALDQNYQEAMQQTYDNDALFPPNAEDGAMVQSGSVALDPKTGGVQGVVGGRGEHVYRGFNFATQTKRSPGSSLKPISVYTPALESGMKPDSILEDKPQDYYPAENYSRTNSGEVTMYQALGESLNLPAVWTLHKIGLDKGFEKTEKFGIPLAKEDKYYGLALGGLKTGVSPLTMASAYSAFANGGVQSEAHLITKIVDSTGAVIEDNTNAKTKQIITKDTADQMTSMLLGVFSSGTGINADPAGYVMAGKTGTTETNFDTDKTNDQWVVGYTPDVVVATWLGFEQTSESHYLQGSSATHASTVFSSQTQGILPYTAQTPFTVADAYATGGIVQPAGEITTPGNNDAWKDSVKDIGDQVKEGAKDIGGKLKEGWDNAKNGLKDFWGGLTGE